The following DNA comes from Agromyces mangrovi.
GCCGCCCTGCGCGCGGTCGGCCGCCGCCACCTCGTCGCCGTAGTCCCGCGCTTCGCGCTCGACGGCGCCCAGCACGTCGGGCGCGGAGGCGAGCAGCCGACGGTCGAGGTCGGCGAGCTCGGCGGGGCCGGCGGCGCGCACGGACCGGGCCCACTCGGCGGCGGCGTCGGCACCGGGCATCCGCTCGCCGCCTGCCGGCTCGGAACCCGCCGGTTCAGCCATCGGACGGCAGGATGCGCAGGGTCTGCACGATCTGCTCGAGCTGCTCCTCGAGCAGGCCGAGTACGGTCGGCCTGGTGGGCGAGGTCAGCACGTGCACCGCGAACCCGTCGGCCGCGAAGGCGTAGCTGATGCCGCCGACCGGGTGCCCGGCGGCATCCGGTGCCGCAGCGACGAAGGTCGACCTGCGACCGGCGCCGAGGCCCGCCGCGGTCACGTCCTCGACCACGGGCGGGATCGCGAGCGGCAGGTCGGGCGTGAGCGCGTGGCGCAGCCCCGCCGCGACGTCGTCGCCCTCGGCGATCGCGGCGACGCGCACGTGCACGACCGCGGTGACCGGCACCGCGTACGGGCGGAACAGCAGGGTGAGCGCGTCGTCGGGGGCGACCTGCGCGCGCACCTCGTCGAGCATCACCCGGAGCGCCATGCGCTGCTCGTCGCCGAACGCGCCGCGCCCGGCGGCGTAGCCGGCCTCGAGCTCGGACGCGAACGCGTCCCACCGTTCGGCCGTCGCCTCGCGGGGCACGACGCTCCACGAGGCATCCGGCACCTGCAGGTCGAGGTCCGTGGCGTTCACCGGGCGCCCTCCGTCCGGGGCATCCAGGCGAAGGTGCCCATGATCGCGTCGGCGACCAGGATGAAGCCGGCGAGCGGATGCTCCGAGGGGGCCGTGCCCACGGGGTGCGCGATGACCGCGGCGAAGCGCAGGGCGCTGCGACGACGCGTCCCGGGGATGGGCGTGAGGTACGAGACCGTGTGCGAGCCGATGCGCTCGCCGTTCACCTCGTGCGTGCCCGAGCGCTCCCAGCGGATCATGGCGCGGTCCTCGTTCAGGGCGCGTGCGCCGTGGCTGCGGATGAGCTCGGACACCTGCGCATCGAGCGTGCCGCCGTCGGGCGCGGTCATGCGGGTCGCGGTGATCGACATGGGCATGATGGCGTCGTCGGGCGCGGTGTCCTGTACGAAGTACGCGACCGCGTCGAGGCGGCGGAGGTCGGCGAACGCCTGGCGGGTCAGGGTGCGCAGCTGCGCGTTCAGGTCGGGCCGGTGCTGGCGGCGCAGGCGATCGGATGCCCGTGCGAGCATCGCCTGCTCCCCCACCTGATCGGGTGCGTGCTCGACCCACCCCGGCGGGAGGATGAGCTGGAACGGTGGGACCTCCGGGCGGGCGCCGAGGAGCTCGTCTCTCAGTGACATCCGTCACATCCTCGCGCGTCCGCGGGGCGCACGCGAACCGACGGCCTCGCCGTGCGGGTCACGAGGTCGCGGCCAGCTGCTCGCGCCAGGTGTCGACGGGAGGCTCGGGCGGCGTCGCGGTGCCGAACACGCCCACGATGTTCGAGATCGTGGTCTTGATGTTGACGTCCATGTGGCCCGCCACGAGGTGCGCCGCGTTGACGCCGTTGTCGGTGGCTGCCTGAAGGGCGACGTTGTCGGCGACACCCATGTACCGCGCGAAGATGTCGGCTCCGCCGCCCATCTCGCCGGCGATCTCGGTGAACAGCGAGCGCCCTGCGCCGGCCAGCCCGGGCACCCCGCTTCCCGCCGCGGTGAAGCCGGTCCGCACGGCGGTCCAGCCGCTGCGGACCTGGCCGATCGCGGGGCCGAACTCGTCGGCCGCGACGAACCCCTTGAGGAACGCCTTCGTGCCCGCCTCGCCGCCCTCGGCGAAGGCGCCCAGCTTGCCGATGGGGATCACGCCGACGATCGCCCACGCGACGTCGCCCCACGACGCGCGCCCGTAGAACTTCATGTAGACCGTGAGCGCGAGCGCGAGGATCGCGGCGATGGTGCCGAGCACCGCGATGAGCGGCCCGCCGATGACGATCGCGAGCACCGCGAGCACGATGCCGACCACCTGGAGCACCTTGAGCGCGGTGTCGGCGAAGCCGGCGAGGTCGTCGGTCCACGAGTCCTCGATGCCGCCGTCGGTCGCCGTGCCGATCGCGTCGGTCGCGCGCTCGAACGCCGTCTCCCAGGTGTCGTAGCGGGCGTCGTAGTCGTCGGCGAGCAGCTCCCAGGCGTCGTGCGCCTGCTCCCGCGCGATCCGTGCGTTCTCCCGGGTCGTGTCGTCGGTCGCGCCGGTCTCCGGGTCGGGCATGGGCAGCGGCATGGTCGCGTACTCCATGTGCCGCGACGTGTACGTGTTCCACGCCTGCTCGCAGTCGTCGAGGAGGGTGCGGAGCCCCGTCTGGACCTCCTCGAGCGAACCCGCGTAGACCTTCAGCGCCAGCCCCGTGGGCGAGTAGCGCTCGCCGGCGAGCCGCAGCTCCTCGTGCACGTCGCCGATGACCTCGCGGAGCGCGTCGACGCTCAGGCCCTCCATGCCCTCCGCGCCCTCGGCGATCGCCTTGAGCAGCCCGGCGGACTCGCGCATCTGCATGCCGAGGTCGACGATCTCGTCGCCGCGGCGCGTGATGTCGCCGGGGTGGCCCTCGATCCACTCGATCTCGCGGCCCAGGCGGGTGGGATCCATGCGTGTCGCTCCTCGTCGGTGTGGTCGTCGGGTGGGTCAGCCGCGCGGCAGGTCGCGGGTCTCGCCGGCGTCGACGCTCAGGGACTTCGACGCCTCGACGTCCCAGTCCTCCCACGCGGCGCCGGTCTCCTCGACGTGCTGCTGCACCTTGGCGATGTCCTCGCGGAGGAACCGCCTCCGGTCGTCCCAGCCCGACTCGAAGCTGCTCGCCTTCGAACGCAGCTCGCCGCGCCCGCACGGCGTGCCGATCGCCTCCTCGAGCTGGTCCGACCGGTTCGAGGCCTCGTCGAGCTCGACCAGGATCTGCTTGAGCGAGCCGTTGAGCTCGTTCAGCACCGAGTAGCTGATCAGCACGTCCGACATGTTGCGCCTCCTCGGGTGTCTGCCGGTTCGCTGCCGGCGATGGCGAGCCTATTGCCGGCCCGGGCGTCGGGGACATGGGGAGCGATCCCCATCGGAGGCATCCGTGTCATGACAGCGGCAGCTGCACCGTCTGGATGCGGCCGTTCTGCACGAAGATGCCACGGCCCTCGGGGAAGTCCGCTCGCTTGACCTTGGGGAACGGCACCTTGAACACCGAGTCGCCGTCGTAGGCGTCGGGCCGCAGCGCCACGCCGCGACGCCCGGCCTTGAAGTCGCCGATGAAGCCGAACCCGCTCGAGAGCAGCGACACGTCGGCGTCGCCCACGAGGAAGTGGTCGCTGCGGTTCACGGCCTGGAAGAGCTCCTTGAGCGGGCGCTCGGCCTCGGTGTCGGCGAACTGCGTGACCTGCTCGACCACGACCATGATGCGGTGGCCGAGCGACTCGTCGGGGATGAGGTCGACGAGCTCCTTCGCCAGCGCCTTCGCGTCGGCCACGTTCGTGGCGCTGCGCGTCCACGGCGCGTGCTCGCCGAGCTGCGCGCGACGGCCGGCGAAGTGGAAGAGGCGCACGTCGGGATCGAACCGCCGCATGGCGTCGACGAGGCCGCGCAGCGCCTGCGACTTGCCGCTCTGGGGCGGGCCGGTCACCGCGAAGGTGCCGACGGGCTCGAAGCCGATCGGGCCGAGGGTCTCGTCGGCGAGGCCGAGCACCGGCTCGCCGGCGACCTGCTCGGGCAGGTGCTCCGCGGGGTACGAGACGGGCAGCGCGCCGATGCCCGGTGCCTCGGGCGCGCCCTCCCGGCGGAGGCGCTCGGCGAGCGCCTCGAGCGCCGTGGTCTGCATGGCGACGTTCGTCGAGCCGCCCAGCACCGCGACCTGCGCCTCGGCGCCGTCGACGATCGCCCGGCCCGGAGCGGAGCGCTCGTCGAGCACGTCCTTCGGCACCCCGAGCACCTGGTAGGCCGTCTCCTCGGAGAGCCGCAGCACGATGCGCTTGGTGATGTTCGCCGCGACCGCGGTGGGCACCGCGCCCGCACGATCGGCCGTGGCGACCACGTGCACCCCGAGCGGTCGGCCCTCGCCGAGGATGCGCATGAACGCGTTGTAGAACGGCGCGCGGACCGCGGCGCCGTCCCACTCCGCACGGAACTGCGCGAACCCGTCGACGAGCACGAACACGCGCGGCTCGCTGCGTCCGGTCAGCTCGCGGTACTCGGTCAGGCTCGCCGCGTTGACCGCGCTGAACTCGCGGCCGCGGCGGTCGAGCAGGTCGCCGACGGTGCGCAGCAGCCGCTGGATTCGCTCCGGGTCGTCGCCCGGGATGACCGCGCCCACGTGCGGCAGCGACTCGAGCGACCGCAACGAACCCGACCCGAAGTCGAGCCCGTACACCTGCGCCGCGCCGGTGTCGGGGCGCATGCCGGCCGCGATGGCGACCGTGCGCAGCGCGGTCGACTTCCCCGCGCCGCTCGTGCCGTAGACGAGCATCGACCCGTCGCGGTCGGGCACGAAGTGCACTGGCTCCTGCAGCTGCCGCTCCGGCCGGTCGGCGAGCCCGACGACCACCTGCGCGTCGCCCGCGACCGGCAGGTCGACGAGGTCGACCGCCGGGGCGAGGTCGTCGAGCCAGGGCCGGCGCGGCGTGGGGATCGACGCCAGGGTCGCCGCCTCCACGAAGCTGCGCACCATGCGCTTCTGGTCGTTCGGGCCGGGATCCGAGCCGAGGTCGGCGGCCTCCGGCTCGGCGTCGGCCTCCCAGAGCACCACGCCGCCGAACCGCAGCTCGGCGACGCGCACCTCGGCCTCGGTCTGCTCGTCGACGCTCCAGCCGCCCGCGTACGCCGCCTGGAACGACACCAGCCGGCCCGGCCCCGTCTTCGCGATCGCGCGCCCGGGTAGCGACGGGTCGAAGCCCGCCGCGACGGCGTCGCCGACCACGTCGCGGGAGTCGGACTCGTCGGCCATGCGCAGCGCGACCCGCAGGTTCGTGTTCGCGCGCAGGTTGTCCTTGATCACGCCGGCCGGCCGCTGCGTCGCCATGATCAGGTGGATGCCCAGCGAGCGCCCGCGCTGGGCGATGTCGACGACGCCGTCGACGAACTCGGGCACCTCGTTCGCGAGCGCCGCGAACTCGTCGATCACGAGCACGAGCGCCGGCGGGCACTCGGGGTCGCGCCGCCGCTCGAGCTCCAGCAGGTCCTTCGCCTTCTTGCGGTTGAAGAGCCGCTCGCGGTGGTGCAGCTCCGCCCGGAGGCTCGTGAGCGCGCGGCGCACGAGGTGCGGGCTCAGGTCGGTCACGAGGCCCACGCAGTGCGGCAGGTCGACGCAGTCGGCGAACGCCGACCCGCCCTTGTAGTCGACGAACAGGAACGTCACGCGGTCGGGGCTGTACTCGGCGGCCATGCCGAGCACCCATGCCTGGAGGAACTCCGACTTGCCCGAGCCCGTGGTGCCGCCCACCAGCGCGTGCGGGCCCTGGCTGCGCAGGTCGAGGGTCATCGCGTCGGGGCTCGACTGGCCCACGAACGCCTTGAGCGTGCCGGCGCGCTTCAGCCGGGGCAGCGGCGCACCGGACCGGTCGGCGACCGAGTCGTTCTGCCGCCAGCGCTCGACCACGCTCGATGCCTGGTCGGCGAGGTCGTGGCCGATGAGCCCGAGCATCGACGCCGAGCGCGGCAGGTCGCTCGAATCGGCCACCACGGTGCTCGCGTCGACGACGGGCGCGAGGCGCTTCGCGAACACGTCGGCGTACGCGGCCGAGACGCCCTCGACGCGCACTTGCTCGTAGGTACGGCCGGCGCGGACGAGTCCGACCGTGGCATCCTCGAGC
Coding sequences within:
- a CDS encoding UbiA family prenyltransferase, which encodes MDPTRLGREIEWIEGHPGDITRRGDEIVDLGMQMRESAGLLKAIAEGAEGMEGLSVDALREVIGDVHEELRLAGERYSPTGLALKVYAGSLEEVQTGLRTLLDDCEQAWNTYTSRHMEYATMPLPMPDPETGATDDTTRENARIAREQAHDAWELLADDYDARYDTWETAFERATDAIGTATDGGIEDSWTDDLAGFADTALKVLQVVGIVLAVLAIVIGGPLIAVLGTIAAILALALTVYMKFYGRASWGDVAWAIVGVIPIGKLGAFAEGGEAGTKAFLKGFVAADEFGPAIGQVRSGWTAVRTGFTAAGSGVPGLAGAGRSLFTEIAGEMGGGADIFARYMGVADNVALQAATDNGVNAAHLVAGHMDVNIKTTISNIVGVFGTATPPEPPVDTWREQLAATS
- a CDS encoding FtsK/SpoIIIE domain-containing protein yields the protein MKVKLSYRRPGGDDVDIVVTSDATATVGDVARAIAGSDPRGTGTAGVPLTLAVAAPTAREATTLASSALFADAAIGSGFRAAVVPDAGARTGGRRAAPAAVLEVRSGPEAGRRIDLPEGHSVIGRGGDADVVLADPLVSKRHARIEVGHGIELVDLNSANGILVDGGLVPRLTVIPGQPIVLGDTEVAITPVASAEVEHDPVLERGGALMFNRSPRVEPRYPGTEYPHPDLPTEATPRMFPWPMIVAPVIMGLSIYALTQRVLSLVIVAMAPLMLLANWFGQRSFTSRKVRQEIETFELQAEALEERLTAEVEVEFDRRQGEAPAVATVYEQAMRLGPMLWTRRPEHWNFLSFRLGTGRATSRNSIAPSPGGGGIPEYAARVENLRERFATIDDIPVVELLPSAGALGVAGPRGVAADVVRGLGVQLFGLHAPNEIITAAIVDPGWARELEWLKWMPHTTSPRSPFAQFALADSQATGTALLNALEETILQRLSGTATRRGPLRDADTAMELGSQIGEAIDQGGEVDGDMALVLFVSADAPVDRPRLTQVIERGADAGIYTIFLGSSVESLPAACRSYIDASRGLEDATVGLVRAGRTYEQVRVEGVSAAYADVFAKRLAPVVDASTVVADSSDLPRSASMLGLIGHDLADQASSVVERWRQNDSVADRSGAPLPRLKRAGTLKAFVGQSSPDAMTLDLRSQGPHALVGGTTGSGKSEFLQAWVLGMAAEYSPDRVTFLFVDYKGGSAFADCVDLPHCVGLVTDLSPHLVRRALTSLRAELHHRERLFNRKKAKDLLELERRRDPECPPALVLVIDEFAALANEVPEFVDGVVDIAQRGRSLGIHLIMATQRPAGVIKDNLRANTNLRVALRMADESDSRDVVGDAVAAGFDPSLPGRAIAKTGPGRLVSFQAAYAGGWSVDEQTEAEVRVAELRFGGVVLWEADAEPEAADLGSDPGPNDQKRMVRSFVEAATLASIPTPRRPWLDDLAPAVDLVDLPVAGDAQVVVGLADRPERQLQEPVHFVPDRDGSMLVYGTSGAGKSTALRTVAIAAGMRPDTGAAQVYGLDFGSGSLRSLESLPHVGAVIPGDDPERIQRLLRTVGDLLDRRGREFSAVNAASLTEYRELTGRSEPRVFVLVDGFAQFRAEWDGAAVRAPFYNAFMRILGEGRPLGVHVVATADRAGAVPTAVAANITKRIVLRLSEETAYQVLGVPKDVLDERSAPGRAIVDGAEAQVAVLGGSTNVAMQTTALEALAERLRREGAPEAPGIGALPVSYPAEHLPEQVAGEPVLGLADETLGPIGFEPVGTFAVTGPPQSGKSQALRGLVDAMRRFDPDVRLFHFAGRRAQLGEHAPWTRSATNVADAKALAKELVDLIPDESLGHRIMVVVEQVTQFADTEAERPLKELFQAVNRSDHFLVGDADVSLLSSGFGFIGDFKAGRRGVALRPDAYDGDSVFKVPFPKVKRADFPEGRGIFVQNGRIQTVQLPLS